One Equus caballus isolate H_3958 breed thoroughbred chromosome 14, TB-T2T, whole genome shotgun sequence DNA segment encodes these proteins:
- the LOC111767924 gene encoding collagen alpha-2(I) chain produces MAAEQRELGRRRAPSDWPRGGAARTFRGGRLGNGSGPGGSAGSVGPAALRAAAACARAATWTLGLWARRPSLGPAEEPRREAAARRTLHAGPRGLGAFSGPSWLPGLGAARSGSRFPPHSRGPAPRCGRRRPRRLRAAAAGRTVGAARGGHVASCARGDGGLLLWEMTGPPRRRRPPEGKGSHLLCCEQPYGEAHVARS; encoded by the coding sequence ATGGCTGCGGAACAAAGAGAACTCGGGCGCCGGCGAGCGCCGTCCGATTGGCCGAGGGGCGGGGCCGCGCGAACGTTCCGCGGCGGTCGCCTAGGCAACGGCAGCGGGCCCGGCGGCTCGGCCGGGTCTGTGGGGCCGGCGGCCCTGCGCGCGGCCGCGGCGTGCGCGCGCGCTGCAACCTGGACCCTGGGCCTCTGGGCGCGCCGGCCGAGCCTCGGGCCGGCGGAGGAGCCGCGCCGGGAGGCCGCCGCCCGACGGACGCTGCacgcggggccgcggggcctcGGGGCGTTCTCCGGCCCGTCCTGGCTCCCGGGCCTCGGGGCCGCCCGCTCTGGGAGCCGCTTCCCCCCACACTCCCGCGGCCCGGCGCCCCGCTGCGGGCGGAGGCGGCCCCGGCGGCtcagggcggcggcggcggggcgcaCGGtcggggccgcgcggggcggccACGTGGCCAGCTGTGCCCGAGGGGACGGCGGCCTCCTGCTGTGGGAAATGACCGGCCCTCCTCGGCGTCGGCGGCCACCGGAAGGGAAG